The genomic stretch CGATGCTTACATCCGGCACCGCCTGCTGCAGCGCTTCACGTGTAATTCCTCCCGGGCGCAATATACGTATCGCGTCAAGGCCAGTAAGTTCGATGACAGTTGATTCCAAGCCAACTCCCGTCTGCCCATCATCAACAACTCCGTCTATCCTGCCGTCTAAATCCTCTAGAACATGCTCTGCCAAAGTAGGGCTCGGTCTTCCCGAGCGATTGGCGCTCGGAGCTGCAATCGGACAGCCGGCTTGCGCAAGCAGAGCAAGCGCTGTTCTATGATCCGGTATTCGAATGCCTACGGTCGGCAATCCGGCGGTCACAAGCGGCGAGAGCGCCCCTGTCCGTACAGGAAGCACAATCGTAAGCGGACCCGGCCAAAAATGCTCCATAAGCACTTTCGCGAGCGGCGGATACGGAAGCACAAGCTCGTCCAATTGCTCGCGTGCCGCAATATGGACGATAAGCGGGTTGTCCGATGGACGGCCCTTTGCCGTAAATATCCGCTCAACGGCAGCCGTGCTCCTCGCATCCGCGCCAAGACCATAGACCGTCTCCGTCGGAAATGCGATAAGTCCGCCTTCTCTTAGCTGGCGAGCAGCCTCTGTGAGCTGAGTACTTAACTGCTCATCCGCTGCCTTCTTCACATGCCATATTTTAGTTATCGTCATCTCTATCATTCAATCCTTGCTATATAATTAAATTGTCCATTCTTTCGCTATTATAGCATATGCGTCCGTAAACGAGCAGAAACGACAGCCGCCCCTTCATAACTGAAGCTGCAGCTGCCGTTTCTTATGAAAATAACGATTTAATCCAGTCGATCAAGGACTTAAGCATTTCCCAGAGAAAAAACTTTGCTTCCGGTGCTTCTCCGCCAGGTGCCGCATCCTCTTTGGAAGCTTGCAGCGCGGTGGCTTTCTCCACAGCTGGATCTGCCTTCACCACTGCTGCCGATTGCACCGTATCCCCTGCGGGAGCCGCGGATGCCTCGCCACTCACAGCATCAATGAAGCATAACGGAGGAAATAGCACGCACCACCAATTTTGCCCGCCGCCTTCGCCCAAGGTAATAAGCAGCGACTCATAATCACCGGCTGGATAAACCTGATCGCCGTACATTTTCGTCGGGAATGGCACCATCCCAAGCTCTGCGGAAAAGTCATAGCTAAACCCGCGGCTCTCCAACACCTTTGCCGTAATGCGTTCAATTTCAGCCATATTTGCGATAATGCTTTGACGGGCTTCCTCGATCGTTTGAGGACCGGTAACCCAGCTATTCATCGCTTTAACGATCTCATCCCGCACAAGGCGTTTTACCACTTGATCCGCGGGATTATCGGAATTTGCTAATATACGAAGGCGGATAGCCTCCTGCGGAATATGACTGCTCGCGACAGCAGCGTCCATTTGCTGGGATTCCCAGCTCATAATTAAGAGAATAAGTGCAAAAATGATAAATCCATATGAGTTGCGATAAGCAAGCCGGTTGGAACGTTTGGAATGAGAATGAGTTGTTTTTGTAACATTAGAATAGGAATGAATCGAATAATTGCTGGACATACACACAAGCCCCTCTCGTCGCACCCGTCAGTGCGTCTGCTTGCGTCCCGGAACGTATCTATCCGTCATTATGTCCAGCAGCTCTACTATATAAACCTACTAATCTATCTTTTTTCCAAAAGTGATTACGGTATAATAACAGCCATAAGCTTAATCTTATATTTTTAAGAGAGAAGGACGGATCATTTGATGAGTTTCGAGAGCATGTATACGACATATCGACCGCTGCTCCATTCCATTGCCTATCGTATGCTCGGCTCGCTCAGCGAGGCCGAGGATTTAGTTCAGGACGTATTTGCCGACTATAGCGGACTAGACACCTCTAATATCAGCAACGAAAAAGCGTATTTAGTCCGAATGGTCACTAATCGATCCCTTACTGCCCTGCAATCGGCACGCAAGCGGCGAGAGGTATACGTCGGTCATTGGCTGCCCGAGCCGGATATTGCTTCTGCCGAGCAGGACCCTGCTCAGCTTTATGCAGCGCATGAAGAGCTTTCTTATGGACTGCTTGTCATGATGGAAAAGCTGTCAGCCGCCGAGAGAGCTGTCTTCATTCTTAGAGAGTCGCTTCAGTACGACTACACGGAAATTGCGGAATGCCTGCAGCTAAAAGAGGCCAATTGCCGTAAAATTTTCAGCAGAGCTAAAGGGAAGCTTCAGCTCGAGCGGAATAAGCTTCCTGCAAACTCGGTAAAGGCCGCACCGCTTGTTGCCGCCTTTATGGAGGCTGCAGCCTCAGGCGATTTCGATAAATTGATTGCTCTTTTGACGGAAGAGGCTATTCTGGTCGCTGATGGCGGAGGTAAAGTGCATGCTGCCATCTTCGCGATCACTAGCAGAGCCCGCGTGATCGCTTTTCTACAGGGAGTAATAAGGAGAAGCTTCCTGGGGGACGGCCACCAATTTGCTGTCATTAACGGACAAGCTGGCCTCATCATTATGAGCGATAATAAGCCAAAAAGCGTGATCAGCTTCCAGCTGAATGAGCATGAGCAGAAGCTCGAGCGAATTTTCGTCTTGTTGAATCCGGACAAGCTGGTTCATGTCGGACTTCTATAGGCTATTTGGTGAGAAGTTAAAACTTCCACGCATTGTCTGTCACAATCTCGGGCTATACTTTGTCTTAGATGATGAAGGAACTTAAGGCAGCCTGAAGAGGCCGCTTAATCAGATAACAGAGGAGATTGAAGAGGATGACACAAAGAACCGCAATAGCGAAAGAATTGCCCGCTGCCTATCAGGCCATGACTGGATTGGAAAAATATTTGGAAACGACCAGCATCGACAAGCAGCTAAGAGAGCTAATTAAAATTCGCGCATCACAAATCAACGGCTGTGCTTTTTGTATCAATATGCATACCAAGGATGCAAGAGCGCTTGGCGAAACCGAACAGCGGATTTATGCTTTGAGCGCTTGGCGCGACACGCCGTACTTCACGCCTGCCGAGCGGGCAGTGCTTGCGTTGACGGAATCGGTAACCATCATTACAAAGGAGCATGTGCCGGATGCCGTCTACGATGAAGCAGCCCGTTATTTCGACAGCAAGCAGATCGGTGAAATCATCATGTGCATCATCACCATCAATGCTTGGAACCGGATCGCGATCAGTACGAATATGATGCCGGAGTAACGGCAATCAGCTGCAACCGCGACGCTAAAGAATGATCTTTTCGCGCAGCGTCCAATACGTAAATTTCTAGTTCGACTTATCTAGTTGGATTGGTTCATTTATGAAATAGCGCAATAGGACGAGGCTGCGTTGCACTTTGTACAACGTAATCGACGTTACTCGCCTGACTCGACCACGAACACTGCAGTTTGTGCAATAGAATGCCTAGTCTAGAGCGATATTTGTTGATTTGGAGCTAATTCTACTGCAGAATTACATTGTAGCCGTCTGAAACAGCTCTCATGTGAGGTTTCTATTGTACGAAGTGCAGTGTAGGCTGCTTCCCCTTAAACTAGCGAGGACTTTAGTGCATGGTATAGCAAATTTAAGGTCGTACGCAGCTAATAATGCTGCAAATCTAGTTGGAGATTCCTATGGAAATTAACCAAGGTGAAACGGCTGCCGCCTTCCTTATGGCGGTGGCGCGTTTCATTCCGGAGAAATATAGATATCGTATGGTGAAATGATATACTCCCCTATATTTCAAGAAAAGAACCTTAGGCCGCTAAAGTGGCCTAAGGTTCTTTTCTCTGGCAATACGATAGGATGACACTGTGACAGGTTATATTATTCTTAGGCGCGCTGCGACTGAATTGCTATCACATGTCGCTCGATGCCGGCGTAATCGCTAATGATTCGGATATCATCCCAGTGGCCCATAGCACGCATCATATCTGCCACAATACGCGGCTGGCCCATGCCAAGCTCGAAGGCGACAATACGCGGGATTTGCAAGAGCAGCGGAAGCTGCTCCAGCATGCGGCGGTACGGATCGAGTCCGTCCGCTCCGCCCTCCAGCGCGAGATGCGGCTCATAGTCGCGAACTTCGCGCTGCAAGCCCTTCATATCCGCCGCGGGTATATACGGCGGATTGGATACCAGCACGTCTATGCGCAGCATGTCGTGCGATAGCTTGCACTGCTCATGCCCAGGTATGAAGGGCATGAGCAGGTCGCCCTGCGCGAACGCGACGCGGTCCGCCGCTTCATGGCGGGCCACGTTCGCGCGGGCGACTGTCAGCGCATCCGGCGATAGATCGGATGCGCTGACGCGCCACGCGGGACGCTGCGCAGCTAGCGTGACGGCGATGGCGCCGCTGCCTGTGCCGACGTCAACGATCGTCGGCGCTTCACTCGCTCTTGCGACTGCGCTCACGGACTCGCTCGCCGCGGAAGGCCAGAGCAAATCAGCCGCTTCTAGCACGGCCTCTACGAGCAGCTCCGTCTCGGGTCGCGGAATAAGCACCGCTGGCGATACCGCAAAGGGGCGGCTATAGAACCATTGCTCGCCAATCATATATTGCACCGGCTCCCCCAGCGCCTTCCGGCGCACAAGCTCCTCCCATTCAGCCAGCTTAGCCTCCGGGAAGGGATCGCCTCCATCGCGCAGCAGCGCTGCACGGTCAATATGGAGCAGATGCATAAGCAGCAGCTCGGCGTTATTGCGCGGCTCCTCCACGGCTTCCTCCTTGAGCAGAGAAACGGCACGCATACTCGCCTCGCGAATCGTTAGCGGCAGCGTAAACCACGAGCCGCCCTTCATATTATTCATTCCTTCAACGCTCCTTCTTCTTGTACCAGCTTCCGTGCCTGCTATTCATCGCTTGCAGGCAGCTATTCAAGATGTCAAAACAAAACGCCGGATCAACTGTATGCTTATTCTAAGCATACAACGATCCAGCGTCAGTATTAAGCCATTTCACGTTCCATTAGATCCGCTTGCTCCGCAATCGTCAGCGACGAAATAACATCAGCCAGATCCCCGTTCATAACGGAATCGAGCTTATGCAGCGTCAATCCAATCCGATGATCCGTTACACGGCTTTGCGGGAAATTGTACGTACGGATACGCTCGCTTCGGTCTCCCGTTCCAACCTTGCTCTTGCGCTCGCCTGCATATTTCGCTTCTTCCTCTTGACGGCGTACGTCGGAAATACGTGCACGAAGCACTGCCAGTGCCTTCGCCTTGTTCTCATTCTGCGATTTTCCATCCTGACAGGTCGCCATAATTCCCGTAGGAACATGCAATACGCGTACCGCGGATTTCGTTGTATTAACGGATTGACCGCCCGCTCCGCTTGAGCAGAACGTATCCACACGAATATCCTTGTCAAAAATCTCAATATCTACCTCTTCAACCTCAGGCATAACCGCTACCGTAGATGTCGATGTATGAATACGACCGCCCGATTCCGTTACTGGAATACGCTGTACGCGATGAGCGCCGCTTTCGAATTTCATCTTGCTGTAAGCACCTTTGCCCGTAATCATAAAAATAACCTCTTTGAAGCCTCCAAGGTCATTCTCGCTGAAATCCATCAGCTCCACGCGCCAGCCTTGCGTATCAGCAAACTTCGTATACATGCGATACAGCTCGTAAGCGAACAAAGCTGCTTCATCTCCGCCAGCAGCGCCGCGAATTTCAACAATAACGTTCTTGTCGTCATTCGGGTCCTTAGGCAGCAATACGATGCGAATTTTCTCATCAAGCTCAGCTTGCCGCTGGCTTAACTCGTCAATTTCCATCTTAACCATTTCACGCATTTCGTCATCGAGCTTCTCCGCCTGCATAATCTTGGCATCATCTAGCTGCTCGGTCACTTGTTTATATTCCGTAAAGGCATCATAGGCCTCTTGTAAATCAGACTGCTCCTTGGAAAGCTCTCTAAGCCGCTTGGGATCACTGGATACATCTGGATCACACAATAGCTCACTCAACTTTTCATACCGGTCTGCGAGTGCTTGTAAACGGTCAAACACGATCATTCACCTCTGTTTATTCCATTAGGATAATGTTCATTATAGCATATTTACGGGTTTGTATCGA from Paenibacillus sp. FSL H8-0548 encodes the following:
- a CDS encoding L-threonylcarbamoyladenylate synthase; this encodes MTITKIWHVKKAADEQLSTQLTEAARQLREGGLIAFPTETVYGLGADARSTAAVERIFTAKGRPSDNPLIVHIAAREQLDELVLPYPPLAKVLMEHFWPGPLTIVLPVRTGALSPLVTAGLPTVGIRIPDHRTALALLAQAGCPIAAPSANRSGRPSPTLAEHVLEDLDGRIDGVVDDGQTGVGLESTVIELTGLDAIRILRPGGITREALQQAVPDVSIDSANEAEPESAPRSPGMKYTHYAPQGELELVRGEAGAVVFYIQEQVAAARARGEVTGVLAFDERLGSFDADRLLSLGSEAELDAAAQRLYAALRVFDGAGVQRIWAEGCEEDGIGAALMNRLVKAAGHRIIRV
- the spoIIR gene encoding stage II sporulation protein R is translated as MSSNYSIHSYSNVTKTTHSHSKRSNRLAYRNSYGFIIFALILLIMSWESQQMDAAVASSHIPQEAIRLRILANSDNPADQVVKRLVRDEIVKAMNSWVTGPQTIEEARQSIIANMAEIERITAKVLESRGFSYDFSAELGMVPFPTKMYGDQVYPAGDYESLLITLGEGGGQNWWCVLFPPLCFIDAVSGEASAAPAGDTVQSAAVVKADPAVEKATALQASKEDAAPGGEAPEAKFFLWEMLKSLIDWIKSLFS
- a CDS encoding RNA polymerase sigma-70 factor, which codes for MSFESMYTTYRPLLHSIAYRMLGSLSEAEDLVQDVFADYSGLDTSNISNEKAYLVRMVTNRSLTALQSARKRREVYVGHWLPEPDIASAEQDPAQLYAAHEELSYGLLVMMEKLSAAERAVFILRESLQYDYTEIAECLQLKEANCRKIFSRAKGKLQLERNKLPANSVKAAPLVAAFMEAAASGDFDKLIALLTEEAILVADGGGKVHAAIFAITSRARVIAFLQGVIRRSFLGDGHQFAVINGQAGLIIMSDNKPKSVISFQLNEHEQKLERIFVLLNPDKLVHVGLL
- a CDS encoding carboxymuconolactone decarboxylase family protein, whose protein sequence is MTQRTAIAKELPAAYQAMTGLEKYLETTSIDKQLRELIKIRASQINGCAFCINMHTKDARALGETEQRIYALSAWRDTPYFTPAERAVLALTESVTIITKEHVPDAVYDEAARYFDSKQIGEIIMCIITINAWNRIAISTNMMPE
- the prmC gene encoding peptide chain release factor N(5)-glutamine methyltransferase translates to MNNMKGGSWFTLPLTIREASMRAVSLLKEEAVEEPRNNAELLLMHLLHIDRAALLRDGGDPFPEAKLAEWEELVRRKALGEPVQYMIGEQWFYSRPFAVSPAVLIPRPETELLVEAVLEAADLLWPSAASESVSAVARASEAPTIVDVGTGSGAIAVTLAAQRPAWRVSASDLSPDALTVARANVARHEAADRVAFAQGDLLMPFIPGHEQCKLSHDMLRIDVLVSNPPYIPAADMKGLQREVRDYEPHLALEGGADGLDPYRRMLEQLPLLLQIPRIVAFELGMGQPRIVADMMRAMGHWDDIRIISDYAGIERHVIAIQSQRA
- the prfA gene encoding peptide chain release factor 1 — encoded protein: MFDRLQALADRYEKLSELLCDPDVSSDPKRLRELSKEQSDLQEAYDAFTEYKQVTEQLDDAKIMQAEKLDDEMREMVKMEIDELSQRQAELDEKIRIVLLPKDPNDDKNVIVEIRGAAGGDEAALFAYELYRMYTKFADTQGWRVELMDFSENDLGGFKEVIFMITGKGAYSKMKFESGAHRVQRIPVTESGGRIHTSTSTVAVMPEVEEVDIEIFDKDIRVDTFCSSGAGGQSVNTTKSAVRVLHVPTGIMATCQDGKSQNENKAKALAVLRARISDVRRQEEEAKYAGERKSKVGTGDRSERIRTYNFPQSRVTDHRIGLTLHKLDSVMNGDLADVISSLTIAEQADLMEREMA